One genomic segment of Arachis duranensis cultivar V14167 unplaced genomic scaffold, aradu.V14167.gnm2.J7QH unplaced_Scaffold_72657, whole genome shotgun sequence includes these proteins:
- the LOC107472387 gene encoding uncharacterized protein LOC107472387 — protein MSNNDTTKKQMESNKRPIEDEKPTKADEAEDQVVMPNKDTEKLKEKNNQPHSSKEVIQGKQQVGKSITPPLPYPQRFSKETKDQHFHKFLETFKKLEINIPLAEALEQMPLYAKFLKELINKKRSWLEKETVLLTEECSAVIQIGIPPKLKDPGSFVVSCTIGRMVLNKAPCDLGASINLMPLSMIRKLAIEELKPTRMSLVMADRSIKTPNRIVENLLVKVGEFIFPADFVILDTEEEGNNSIILGRPFLATARAIIDV, from the coding sequence ATGAGCAACAATGACACTACAAAGAAGCAAATGGAGAGCAACAAAAGACCAATAGAAGATGAAAAGCCAACAAAGGCAGATGAAGCCGAGGATCAAGTTGTGATGCCAAACAAGGACACTGAGAAACTCAAAGAGAAGAACAACCAACCACACAGTTCAAAAGAAGTGATTCAGGGAAAGCAGCAAGTGGGAAAGAGCATCACACCTCCATTGCCATATCCCCAGAGGTTCAGCAAAGAAACTAAGGACCAACATTTTCATAAGttccttgagactttcaagaagctggagaTCAATATTCCCTTGGCTGAAGCACTTGaacaaatgcctctgtatgccaagtttttGAAAGAGCTTATCAACAAAAAGAGGAGTTGGCTTGAGAAGGAAACTGTGTTACTCACCGAGGAATGCAGTGCTGTGATTCAAATAGGCATTCCACCAAAACTCAAGGATCCAGGAAGCTTTGTAGTCTCATGCACTATTGGCAGAATGGTTCTCAACAAAGCTCCCTGTGACCTTGGTGCCAGTATCAACCTAATGCCTCTCTCAATGATAAgaaagcttgccatagaagagcttaaaccCACCAGGATGTCATTAGTCATGGCTGACAGATCAATCAAAACACCCAATAGAATTGTGGAAAACCTGTTGGTGAAGGTTGGGGAGTTTATTttcccagcagattttgtgattttggatacTGAAGAGGAAGGAAACAATTCAATCATTTTAGGAAGGCCATTtttagccacagcaagagccattattgatgtaTAA